From a region of the Mobula birostris isolate sMobBir1 chromosome 28, sMobBir1.hap1, whole genome shotgun sequence genome:
- the LOC140188819 gene encoding histone H2B 7-like, with translation MSIMNSFVNDIFERIAGEASRLAHYNKRSTISSREIQTAVRLLLPGELAKHAVSEGTKAVTKYTSSKFTDKTNQKIKGSFKSHSRLH, from the coding sequence ATGAGCATCATGAATTCATTCGTCAACGATATTTTCGAGCGCATCGCGGGCGAAGCTTCCCGCCTGGCCCATTACAACAAGCGGTCCACCATCAGCTCCCGGGAGATCCAGACCGCCGTGCGGCTGCTGCTACCTGGGGAGCTGGCCAAGCACGCCGTGTCCGAAGGGACAAAGGCGGTGACCAAGTACACCAGCTCCAAGTTCACTGACAAAACAAACCAGAAAATCAAAGGCTCTTTTAAAAGCCACTCACGGCTTCATTAA
- the LOC140189107 gene encoding histone H4, which produces MSGRGKGGKGLGKGGAKRHRKVLRDNIQGITKPAIRRLARRGGVKRISGLIYEETRGVLKVFLENVIRDAVTYTEHAKRKTVTAMDVVYALKRQGRTLYGFGG; this is translated from the coding sequence ATgtctggcagagggaaaggaggcaaAGGACTGGGCAAAGGCGGAGCCAAGCGGCACCGTAAAGTGCTCCGTGATAACATCCAGGGCATCACCAAACCGGCCATCCGCCGTCTGGCTCGCCGTGGCGGCGTCAAGCGGATCTCGGGTCTGATCTACGAGGAGACCCGCGGGGTGCTGAAGGTTTTCCTGGAGAATGTGATCCGGGATGCGGTCACCTACACTGAACACGCCAAGCGCAAGACGGTCACTGCCATGGATGTGGTGTACGCTCTGAAACGCCAGGGCCGCACTCTCTATGGCTTCGGCGGCTGA
- the LOC140188992 gene encoding histone H3 produces MARTKQTARKSTGGKAPRKQLATKAARKSAPATGGVKKPHRYRPGTVALREIRRYQKSTELLIRKLPFQRLVREIAQDFKTDLRFQSSAVMALQEASEAYLVGLFEDTNLCAIHAKRVTIMPKDIQLARRIRGERA; encoded by the coding sequence ATGGCCCGCACCAAGCAGACAGCGCGTAAATCGACCGGAGGGAAAGCTCCTCGTAAACAGTTAGCGACCAAAGCGGCGCGAAAGAGCGCTCCAGCCACCGGCGGAGTGAAGAAGCCTCATCGCTACCGGCCTGGCACCGTGGCTCTGCGGGAGATCCGGCGCTACCAGAAATCCACCGAGCTGCTCATCCGCAAACTTCCCTTCCAGCGCCTGGTGCGGGAAATCGCTCAGGACTTCAAAACCGATCTGCGCTTCCAGAGCTCGGCCGTCATGGCCCTGCAGGAGGCTAGCGAGGCTTACCTGGTCGGGCTGTTTGAGGACACTAACCTGTGCGCCATCCACGCCAAGCGAGTCACCATCATGCCCAAGGACATCCAGTTGGCCCGCCGCATTCGCGGGGAGCGCGCCTAA
- the LOC140188997 gene encoding histone H1-like: MTETAPAETAPPAAPAAAKKSPKKKAAARSKPAGPKLGEQIDKIVAGCRDRKGMSAVAIMKALTSSGVDVGKRRAQIRMCIKKRVESGSLVQTKGAGLSGSFKSGQGKSAVKTVKKANKPSVKKSSSKKSGAKKPAAKQAAAKKPAAKKAAAKKPAAKKAAAKKPAAKKAAAKKPAAKKAAAKKPAAKKVSVKKSAAKKAAPKPKKTAVKK; the protein is encoded by the coding sequence ATGACCGAGACAGCACCCGCCGAAACGGCTCCTCCAGCCGCACCCGCCGCCGCAAAGAAGAGTCCCAAGAAGAAGGCGGCCGCCCGGAGCAAACCAGCCGGTCCCAAGCTGGGCGAACAAATCGATAAGATTGTGGCGGGTTGTCGCGATAGGAAGGGGATGTCCGCTGTGGCCATCATGAAGGCTCTGACCAGCAGCGGTGTCGATGTGGGGAAACGTCGCGCCCAGATCAGGATGTGCATCAAGAAGAGAGTGGAAAGCGGCTCCTTGGTTCAGACCAAGGGCgcgggtctttcgggatcctttaAATCCGGTCAAGGAAAAAGTGCCGTGAAAACAGTGAAGAAAGCGAACAAGCCATCGGTAAAGAAATCTTCCAGCAAGAAGTCTGGCGCCAAGAAACCAGCGGCTAAGCAAGCGGCAGCGAAGAAACCAGCAGCCAAGAAAGCGGCAGCGAAGAAACCTGCGGCCAAGAAAGCGGCAGCGAAGAAACCAGCGGCCAAGAAAGCGGCAGCCAAGAAACCTGCGGCCAAGAAAGCGGCAGCGAAGAAACCAGCGGCTAAGAAAGTCTCAGTGAAGAAATCAGCGGCCAAGAAAGCGGCGCCGAAGCCCAAGAAGACAGCAGTCAAAAAGTAA
- the LOC140189179 gene encoding histone H2B 1/2-like: MPEPAKSVPKKGTKKVLSKPAGKAGKKRKRLRKESYSIYIYKVMKQVHPDTGISSKAMSIMNSFVNDIFERIGGEASRLAHYNKRSTITSREIQTAVRLLPNTPAPSKALQCDDRKQNGSFKSHSQFH; this comes from the coding sequence ATGCCTGAGCCTGCGAAATCCGTTCCGAAGAAGGGCACCAAGAAAGTTTTGTCCAAACCAGCAGGCAAGGCAGGGAAGAAGCGCAAGAGGCTGAGGAAGGAGAGTTACTCCATCTACATCTACAAAGTGATGAAGCAGGTTCACCCCGATACTGGCATCTCCTCCAAGGCCATGAGCATCATGAACTCGTTCGTCAACGATATCTTCGAGAGAATCGGGGGCGAGGCTTCCCGCCTGGCCCACTACAACAAGCGGTCAACCATCACCTCACGGGAGATCCAGACCGCCGTGCGCCTGCTGCCAAATACACCAGCTCCAAGTAAAGCTCTCCAGTGCGATGATCGAAAACAAAacggctcttttaagagccactcacAATTTCACTAA